A genome region from Triticum aestivum cultivar Chinese Spring chromosome 2B, IWGSC CS RefSeq v2.1, whole genome shotgun sequence includes the following:
- the LOC123042077 gene encoding uncharacterized protein → MMNVSCVFSGEVEGEAGDKSSGTADQKNASGEGNGVTAYKFSSLPEYPRVARLRHRRLMGYLWCQGFDDSYNEYTHHLHKRFSSKGLMNKTRAYMDLPHLRGLIEVGRWADAVEYVNRFLPPATTCHKSFDAIVFRHFLMMLHGFADAAAGKDRLLPKHYLQLNHKRTVSHAELRLRSINFSMSVDRFRASMNWQRMQIKASSLVYTLAHRVPELRGCFSLPTTGFNPRHVLPIASGLRSQRRYVKQKNTGSEKQKAVIRALKRQCRRRHMTSKIESVDEAKELLSDLLDATIRSGVQKSSSDMSHPLENEGAQFFQPMSGTLTEAKTSGPLTTAGAQFLQPIPGTFTEAKTSGPSTNAGTSKHEGEAGCHSITACQDSDGRKNSRDELATAEQDRDSKRQRSNGAPGEATLVMPGYCAVENLSAKPSGGEAAAL, encoded by the exons ATGATGAATGTCTCCTGCGTGTTCTCCGGCGAGGTTGAGGGCGAGGCCGGCGACAAGAGCTCCGGCACGGCGGACCAAAAAAACGCCTCCGGCGAGGGGAATGGCGTGACCGCCTACAAGTTCTCCAGCCTGCCAGAGTATCCGCGCGTGGCGCGCCTTCGTCATCGGCGCCTCATGGGCTACCTCTGGTGCCAAGGCTTCGACGACTCCTACAACGAGTACACGCATCATCTTCATAAACGCTTCTCTTCAAAAGG GCTCATGAACAAGACGCGCGCGTACATGGACCTGCCGCACCTGCGCGGCCTCATCGAGGTCGGCCGGTGGGCCGACGCCGTCGAGTACGTAAACAGGTTCCTGCCGCCGGCCACCACCTGTCACAAGAGCTTTGACGCCATTGTCTTCCGTCACTTCCTTATGATGCTCCACGGgttcgccgacgccgccgccggcaaAGACAGGTTGCTGCCCAAGCACTACCTTCAACTGAACCACAAAAGAACCGTCAGCCACGCCGAACTGAGGCTCCGCTCCATCAATTTCAGCATGTCTGTCGACCGTTTCAG GGCCAGCATGAACTGGCAGAGAATGCAGATAAAGGCATCGTCTCTTGTCTACACGCTGGCTCATCGCGTTCCAGAGCTGCGAGGCTGCTTCTCGCTGCCGACCACCGGCTTCAACCCGCGCCATGTACTTCCCATTGCTTCCGG TTTGAGGAGTCAGAGGCGTTATGTGAAGCAGAAAAATACAGGATCAGAAAAACAAAAGGCTGTCATCAGGGCCTTGAAGAG ACAGTGTCGACGTCGTCATATGACTTCAAAAATTG AGTCGGTTGACGAAGCAAAGGAATTGCTGTCGGATCTCCTTG ATGCAACTATACGATCTGGCGTACAAAAGTCATCCTCTGATATGAGCCATCCACTTGAAAATGAAG GTGCTCAATTCTTCCAACCCATGTCTGGTACCTTGACAGAAGCTAAAACCTCTGGGCCATTGACAACTGCAG GTGCTCAATTCCTTCAGCCCATCCCAGGCACCTTCACAGAAGCTAAAACTTctgggccatcgacaaatgcag GCACGAGTAAGCATGAGGGCGAAGCAGGTTGTCACAGCATTACTGCTTGCCAGGATTCAGATGGGAGAAAGAATTCAAGGGATGAACTTGCAACGGCTGAGCAAGACCGTGATTCAAAACGGCAACGGTCAAATGGGGCACCTGGTGAAGCAACACTG GTCATGCCAGGGTATTGTGCTGTGGAGAATTTGAGCGCCAAGCCGAGTGGTGGAGAGGCGGCCGCTCTATGA
- the LOC123046713 gene encoding probable prefoldin subunit 2 → MASRAGGDGKEPINEQVVANTYANMRTEMNQLYTKITELEMEVSEHSLVIGAIEPLDPTRRCYRMIGGVLVERTIREVLPAVHRNKEGLEEVVARMKEALERKKQEITEFELKYKIRIRKGDNSANEEGSMKEASAQGVLVGPAGQ, encoded by the coding sequence ATGGCAAGCAGAGCAGGTGGCGACGGCAAAGAACCCATAAATGAGCAAGTAGTTGCAAATACCTATGCCAACATGCGCACTGAAATGAACCAGCTCTACACCAAGATCACAGAGCTGGAAATGGAAGTCAGTGAGCACTCCCTTGTGATTGGCGCAATAGAGCCCCTGGACCCCACAAGGCGTTGCTACAGGATGATTGGCGGGGTCTTGGTTGAGAGGACCATCAGGGAAGTCTTGCCCGCCGTGCACCGCAACAAGGAGGGCCTTGAAGAGGTCGTCGCTCGCATGAAGGAGGCTCTGGAGAGGAAAAAGCAAGAGATCACCGAGTTTGAGCTCAAGTACAAGATCAGGATCAGGAAGGGCGACAACAGCGCCAATGAAGAAGGCAGCATGAAGGAAGCCTCTGCCCAGGGTGTTCTTGTTGGCCCTGCAGGCCAGTAG